Part of the Hemiscyllium ocellatum isolate sHemOce1 chromosome 48, sHemOce1.pat.X.cur, whole genome shotgun sequence genome, TGAATTTAAACATGGGTTCTTACAGGcaggggagatttcagagagaaagttcagGCAAGAAACATCTGTTGAAGCTTTGaacctgttttcactggagctgcTTCTCAAGGTCCCCAGCAGTGTTCTGACTGCTtgttaaaactaaaccaaactaggaAAAACACCTGAACTAGGAGACCTgtccactcccctgccattgttttCAAGTAGCCATTTCCAGACCAATCAGCATCTCTACTTTTATGAACCCACTTGAAAAAAATGAAGGACAATATAACCTTATTAAAGGGGCAGCATCGTTACAATCCCTTCTCATCAAGCACAAAAGATCTCCCTGAGCTTAACTGTTGGAATTCAGGTATCACTCTGGTATTGCAGTCTGAGATCTCTCCCTTCCAGGTAAATGGGAAAACAGGGCACCCTGTTAACATCTTGTGTGAGAACAAACActcagacactgcagcactcttTCAGAACAGCACTGAAGAGTCAGCCAATACTATGGCCTAGTGTTTCGTTTGTGTATGTCGGTGAAGTTCAGAGGCCAATCTAATATTTACCTGTGATAGGAGAACTTTACCTGATGGAAGCAGTGCTTGGGTGAAGGGAGTTCCAAGGTTGAGCTGCTGTGTGGCTGATAACTTCCTTAAATTTgtccatggaatgtgggtgtcacttgcTAGGACAACACCTACctccaatccctaattgcccatcgGTCAATTGCAATTAGCTGGGATTCCCTCTGAGCAATTCGGAGTCAAGCACATTCATGTCGCTGTtgggtcacatgtaggtcagaccagggaaggctgggagatttccttcccaaaaggacgtTGGTGAACCAGATAAATTTTTACAGCAATTGACATGTTTGCCATTAGGTGAGCTTTTActgaattgaaatttcaccatctgtcatgactccagcagtcacatgacaccaggttacagtgcaacagatttatttgaaatcacaagctttcagagcgctgctcctttatcaggtggggTCTGTTCACAAAGACCTGGCATCGTGTGAGGTCTGACCATGTCCCTAGAACATTAATCTGTAGTTCTGGAATGCTCACCCAGTGACATTGCTACATGAGGCAAGAGTGCTGCCCCTGATATAAATCCTCTGGATGTTGGAAAGCTGAAATGCAAACAGAGAACACTGGGGAAACTCAAGCCTGTCTgacagcatctacagagagagaaGCAGTAATGTTTCCAGTCCAATCACTCTTCTTTGGTCTTCGAGAGAAGAAtcatactggactcgaaatgttaattctgtttttctctctacagatgctgccagagctattACGTTTATCCCATACTCTATGTTCATATTTTAATGCTATTCCTGATCTCAGGTTGACACAAGCGACAGGGCATTTGGTATTGTGTTGATGACTTTAAAGTATAAGAGATAGGAGCAGGATTAAGCCACATAGACTTTCATTCAGCAAGACGATGTTTTGAGCACAACTccaccattcccctttcatttccTCATGTAAATATCTATCAAACTCCAAACTGATCCTCAATCACGGAGCCGCGAGACCCTTTTGGGACAGGGAATTCCAAAACTTCACCAGCCtctgtctgagtgaagaaatttgtcctcatctcactcctgaaTCTCAGACTGATGATTTAGCTGACATTCAACAAGAAGGTTGGAATTTCCTGAAGAGTTGACCACTCAAGAAGACCACAGGACATTTTGAAACATGATCTGAACCCGTACCTCAGACTGGTGCCAGGTGAAGAAGCGCCGTACAGTTTGTCGTATTTTGTTTTGgcagaacacacacacaattctGTGCTTCAATGAATTTCATAGTTGGTCATCATATTTGGTCAAAATGCCACAATATTATTCCGAACCACAAGAGAACAGATCAGTTTAATGGTCAGGGAAAGGCTTTAAACTGTCCTCTTACATCACTGTCACACATTTAGAGAGAAATAATTTGCAGCTGATTACAGGGAAATTGCCCAGTATATATGATATGCAGTTTGATGGAACTGAAAGCATGTTGATTGCTTGAAATTAGAGCTAGATTATCTCTTCTTctctttctttgaggtttgcTACACTTAGAATTTATAATGCAAGCTTTTTTTGCCCTTCTCAGGCAGCAATTTATGAATAACTGATATCGATTTATTAATGGCCTGATAGAGGATGGTTTTGTTTCTGCAGTTCTATTCATATGGTTCACAGAAAAGACTGAACACTACTGTGTTTTAAAGTGGACAGAAACTTGATGCAGGAGAAAGTGGTCAGTACGCAGTTAAAATGTGAAAAGTTGTTCTGCTCTCCTTGCCAGGACATTAACAGTGGCAGTATGAAATTTGTGAGCATTCACTGCCAGATCCTGCTCTTGCCCTCAACACCAACATTTAGTCAAATTTCCTTCCAATTTCTGCCCTGCTCTCAACTTCCACGAGCCATTTTCTGACTCTTCCCTTCCTGGATTTCTCTGCCTCCGCATCTGGGACTTTATCTGCAAGAAACATCGACGATAAATCCACTGATTTCAGCAGCTACCTCTGATGCCCCGCCTCACACCTTGCTTCCTGCAGGCATGCTGTTCAGCTCTCCCAGTTTCCTCACATCAATCACACCTTCTCAAAGTTGTAACTTTGGTTTGACGGACCCCCTGACAATGTCATtcccatttcctgcacttgtaCCTTTATCCTTTTTCCCATCCATCCCAGAACCAGGACAGGCTCTCCAAGTcgtcaccttccacccaccagcCTCCAAGTTCAATGGAGCATCCATCATTTCCTAACCTTCCCCTTACGGTATTCCAGGAAAACCATTTTCTGTGTAACACTATGGTTCACACTCAGTCACCCTGCCTACGTTCTCTTCTGATCCAGTAGGGCCTTTCCATCTGATAGGTGTGTGACACCTGGTCTTTTTACCTCCTCCCTTTTCAGTATCTGTAAAGGACCACTTATTTAACCTTTCGAATTACAAACTGCAATGGGGGCTGGGTAGTGTTGAACTACCAAGAGAATTTTGCAACCTCAGAAAAGTCAAGCAATGCACATTTTTTAAGCTGCTCAAGACTTATGTCACTGTTGAAGCAGTGAGATTGATACGGTGTTGAGTGAGAACAGGGCCAGAATTCTGTAAGTTCTGGAAGACTGCCTGACGACAGCCTTGGATTGGTTGGGTTGCAGTGTAAGCTAGCACCACCCAGAACCATCAAGCAGAAAAGATCTTTCTCCCTTCCCTCTGTGTCAGTGAAGTCACAAAAAAAGGAAACTTCGAAGAACGAATTCTCACATTACAAAAAGACCCAGCTGAATAGATTGACAATCAACTGGTTGATCTTCCCAGCACTTCCTCGTTCTTCGTTGAAAAGGGAAAGAATGTAAGTAGAAGACAGACCAACTCTCACCATCTCCTTGCTGCATACTGTATAACAACTGGCAGGTGAAAGCCCTGTACTCGGAAAAAATGCTGCTGAACTGGTTAAATTCCCCAAGAATAGGCATTCGGCAATTTGGCTCTAGAGTGTTGCAGCATGGGAAAAAGCTGTTGGGGCCTTTGTCATGCACTTGGGCCTGTTCATGTGCTTTCATGTGTtcaaaagggacccaaggggcaactttttttatcacccagagggtggtgcatgtatggaatgagctgctagaggaagtggtgaaggctgctacaatgacaacattgaaagcgcatctggatgggtatatgaataggaagggtttggagggatatgggccgggtgctggcaagtgggactagattaatttctgaTATCTGGTCTGTGtagaccagttggaccgaagggtatgtttccatgctgtgcagctctGTGACTCCCTCTCTCAGTTTGACTTCGTTATGTTAAGCATTCACACCTCTAATACCCTTTTAGACAGTTAGTCCCTGATACACTCCACCTTCCAGGTGAGAAATGTTTTCCCTGAGTTCCCTATAAACACTCTGCCCCCATCTGAAGATTGAATCCTCTGTTCTTGACCAGGTTGGAAAGGTGTGTTGAAAGTGTTTTTCCCCCTGCACCTCCATCAGCCTGGCCCAGGAAGGGCTGCAGTGAGCCACCCTCATTCCCAATGTCTGCAGAGTGAATGGGTCACATGAAGCCAGGCAGCAGTCATTCCCCCAGGTGGACATCCGCTGGCTGGTGCTGGTGGGGGCAGATAGATTGGACTTTCGCCTCTGCTGAAAGTTCCCCTCAGCTCTTGGACAGTCTGACCGAGAGGTGCAGGGAGCTCCGTGCACACCACCCACCGGGTCAGGGGTGTGGCGGGGGCTGGTGGGGACGGCGAGTTGGCATCGACTGGGATTTGTTTCTTGTTCCTCAGTCAACTGTGCAGGGTTTGCCGTTTGGGTGCACAGAGAGGATTCCTGAGCGCtgctctctttctgtgtgtgtgtgtttgattcaGCAACGATGTTTTCTGCAGCTCAATGTGTTCTCCTATTCCATTGCCCTTTTAAGACTGAGCAGAGTGAGAGACTGCCCGGGGAGAGAGCagtgcgggggagagagagagagagagagctctctGGTTCTACAGGTAGCAGCATCGTGCCTGGACCCGTGTTCAGCTGGAAGCACGGACGTCATTCGGGGGAATCCCTGgaacaccatctctctctctctctctgtgtgtgtgctgcCAGACGGTCAACTCCCAGTTTGCCTGCTGTCCTCTTCAGGGCTTTTCCATGTACCTGACCGTTCACTTGGGAAGGAGGGAGACAGGGGTAGCTCGGGTGAAGGCCACATCTTTCACTGGCACACAGCCATCAAAAATCTCCCTCAACATCCTGCCCGACCCAGCACCCTGCCGTGTGAAGGCACGGCTTGCTGTACACTCTGTGATCTGTCAGGGCAGAAGCAGACAGACTCCTGGGTTCAGCAAGGATTGGGGAGCTGCCGCAGAGTGAGCAGGAGGCAGACTGCAGGGTCACACTGCAGTGGGGGGTGCGGGTACTGGCCTAGAACTGGGACAGAGTAAAACATACAGTGAACttctgtgacacacacacacacacacacacaaggagctgaggccaaaacattggcttgaattcctgaggaagggttcatgcccgatacatcgattctcctgctccttggatgctgcctgacctgctgcgcttttccagcaacacatttctcagctctgatctccagcatctgcagtcctcactttctcccccatacATTCCCTTCTGGAGAAGGAAGTAAATCGAGtccccaaaacagaaattgctggaagtgttcggcaggtctgacagcggctggagagagaaatcagagttcacctTTCGGgtgaagtgacccttcctcagaactctccaGTTCTTCCCGCTAACGGGATCAAATGGGAAaagggaggaaacgggagcaggAGACTGAGTTGGGGGGTGATCAGACATGATCAAatcagggctgaatggccgccaGCTGCTTTCCTCTTGGCATGGCTCAGCACCATTGCTGAGGTTAGTCCCAATATCTTCCATGGTGAGAAGGAACCGGTCTTTCACATGTCAGAATCTCGGGCCATGCTGTTGGGGCGTGTTTCTGTCTTTGTGATCTTGTGGCAAAGCACAGAGCAATGGGCAGAGAGTGTCAACGGTGCTCACTGTgagtcagtctgcacagggaccCAAGGTTAATGCTGATTCTCACCAcacctcccgcccccccccccccccccccaccacccccaacctagTTCCTGAAATTCAACCAAGAGGTGAAATCAGATGGGGTGGGAGAAGTGTGTGGGTGTATTCCTCCCGGACAGTCAACACTGGGGAAATTTAGACATGCCACTGTCTTCACTTCATCGAGCCGTCAAAGAACCAGCACGGGCATGGTgggcctgaatggcctccagCTGAGCCCTCTGATCTTGTGGAAGGCCGCGTGGCCCCCTGTTGAGCTCTACAATCccatggtgggccgaatggcctctactCGAGGTCTCCAATCCCACGAGGTGTTGGCCATTTCACTGCGCAGATTCCATTTTTCTCAGGGTCCCTTCTGAAATGCCTCCTGAAATGTTGCTCAGTGTTTCCCCCCCGTTTTCTGTTGCAGTTTCAGATTGTCAGCACTCTATTCACACTGGAGTGTTGCCCAGTTCATACCCAATATTCAGCGCCCCTCTCTGACACAGTTCATTGCTATGTGCACCCCTTGTTTCTGAATGCAGTACAAAAAGTGCTTTGAAAAGCATTGCAGTCACTTGGGTGAGTACACATCTGATCCAGCAATCCGGGACGGTGCGCTGTTGATGGATGAAAATCAGCGTTATCCTGCAGTGTCACACAATGCGCCAAGGTGTGTGTAGTACCAGGCCAGGCCAGACCTGCCTTGGCAAGCCCAGTCACCTCCATTAGTCAGACTGCTGTTTGACACTGTTTGCAGGAACTGTCCTCCAACATTCGTGAACTGGAAGAAGGAATGTCACTCTCATGGAGgtgaaaaatgtgctggaaaaacacagcaggccacatttctctctctctcttattcctgatgaagggcttatgctcgaaacgtcgaattctctattcctgagatgctgcctaacctgctgtgctttgaccagcaacacatttgcagctgtgatctccagcatctgcagacctcattttttactcgaacacaTTTCACTCAGCGCTTGGTTTGACAGACACCCTGGTACTGCCCCATGCTCCGAGATGGGCTCTGTGTATGTCGGCAACTCTGTCAGTGCAGGCCCTGGTGTCAGAGCTCTTGCAGCTGTCCCCAGTGACTGGCAACAAGATGGtgccggggggagggggaggccgAAGGCTGCAGACAGTGCATACAGTGAGATGTCAAAACCTGTCCAATCCCCAGTCAGACCTTGAGATGGCATTGCATTTTAAACCATATGGCCCATGGGAAGAATATGAAAAACGTAGAATTCCAGAGCCAAGCAGCAGCACTGACCATTAACAGACAACattggtcagagctgaaaatgtgttgctggaaaagcgtagcaggtcaggcagcatccaaggaacaggagaatcgacgtatagggcatgagcccttcttcaggactcattgACCAGTGGCCAGCTGCTGTGCTGAGGCGCCTGGGGTCTACACTGAAAGTGCCTGAGAGGTGTGATTAGAGCAGTGAGCCATTTCTGTGCTGGACAGCTGCACCGAGAGGGTAAAGCACCCTTGGACATGCCGagccagttggaatgccatgagGGTGGCTGTGATTGGGTGCCCTTTGTGTACAGGGTCAGATTGTAAACTGTGAACACTGGGTACCTGGAGGTATTGTCCATTTCAGAGCCGGTCTGCAGACGCTGATcacaccatcacagtcacactgtgcTCTGCAATTGAACAGCTCTGGTTCAATACCTGACATGTCGGGGGCTGTGAGGGGTGTGTGCTGGACTGCCTGTTGTTTTCAggtggaagagggagagagagcaagtttgCACTCTGGGTTATCAGGGAGCTCGCTGTCATTGTGTGATGGCCCCCATCAGTGGGTTCAAGTTGAAGaggaaggggtttggagggagatgggccgggtgctggcaggtgggactagattgggttgggatatctgggtcagcatggacgggttggaccgaagggtctgtctccgtgctgtgcatctctatgactccaaattgCTATCCCTGAGATATGgcctggacagagagagagagaatgggtcaTCAATTAACAAACACCAAATCAGGAAGTGGATGGTGTGTGTTGTTTTTGTAAAGTGTTGTATTTTCCTATTCGAGCGAGCgattgtgaagagagagagagagagagtaaggccACAAGTAACCATTACGTCGCTGCTTTTTAAGGATGTGGGTTCCGATCAGACAGTATTTTCCGGCGACGGAAAGATACACGCGCGCCGGAAAAATGAGCCAAATTTGGACGGGGAGTGCCGTGACGCCACTTGCCTTTGCCCGAATATGGAGTTCCAGTGCACACGGAGATGGGGAGGCCAGCCCAGCTCCAAGTGTCAGCACACTGCCTTCCCCATCCCTGAGATTTCCGCTCCCCggggagctgggggggggggggggggggggagatggggggggtGCTGGGGGTTGCTGTGGGGAAGGGGCTCTGTCAGACTGCCCTtgggtcacacacacatacccatagCATCTGAACCCcttgtgcggggggggggggggggggggctgctggATTGTGCTTTATTATTTTTtgctggggggggaagggggtttgGAGAAGGGGttgctcccccccccctccctgtgcctctctctctcacacacacactctctgtgtatctcagtgtgtgtcAGCCCCAGCATCTGACAGCAAGTGCGTTTCCAAGCGGCGACGTCAGCGAGCCGTGCTCCTGCTCGATGTCCATGTAAGGGCATCTACGTCACGGTGCTTTCCTCGGCCGCCTATATAGCGGGCCGGGGCACCGCGATTCACGGGCAGACCAGTCAGTGTGGTATtgcaagctctctctctctccccccttatacctctgtgtgtgtcaccAGGAGACCAGAAGACTGAAATACAATGGGTTTGTCTCCCTGTACATCCCCTCTGTGACTACAGCCTGCTCCACCTGCTGATTCTGGGGCTTGTTGATGTTGCAAGGATTTGCCTTGGCGGATATTTTTCTtggatttatataaaaaaaaacacatcacacTACAGCAACAGCCACCCCCGTCCGCCTCCCTCGCacatctctcccccccccctccccacccaacccAGCCCTTCCCCCAGCCTGGAGAGGACAGCAGcagggatctctctctctcttcctagcTCAGTCTCGGTGTGGGCATGTGTTTATAGATCCCTGGATGTGATCTGGGACGGTGtgatttgtatttttgttttgctgGAGAAAGGGACCGCCAGCCAGCCAGCTCTCTGCGCTCTGCTATGACCGGGAAGCTAGTGGAGAAGAGCATGAGCAGTCTGCTAAACACCCTGCAGGATACTATCTACCCCGAGGATGAAATCGTGTCCGCCGCGCCAACTTCCATGAACATTTTTAACTCGGACGCCGGTGGCGCGTACGGCCAGATGAGTGCAGGTAAGACATTGGATTcccccccattcccaccccctGGGGCTCCTGGCCTGGCTGACCTCGTATTCTCGCTCGGTGCTGCGGGGAAAGTTAATATCCAGCGGGTTTTCTGTGCGTATCGAAGCCAGGGTCAGAGGGCTCCTTCCTGCGTGCTCTGCGATGAGCCAGGGGACAGAGTGTGGTACTTTGGTGCACGGAGTTGTTTGACCGTGCCTTGCAGGAGGTGGGCTGTGCAGGGCTTTGTGTTGTTGACAATGTCCCAATAATCAATGATGAAGGCGGGGGAGGGACGGGGCGAGGGGTCGATTGAAGAAACCGCTGAATTAACGCACCTCACCTCCAGGTTAAAACGGTGAtgttccacactgtggagatcgcgggagagagggagagctgccAGGGACTGACAAGTGCTGTCCACAATGTGTTCGGACTttcccctcgctctgtgtgtatgtgtgtctgtgtgtgtgtgtctatgtgtatgtgttcgtgcgtgtgtgtgtctctgtgtgtgtatatgtgtgtctgtgtgtgtatgtgtctgtgtgtgtatatatgtgtagctgtgtgtgtgtgtgtatgtgtgtgtctgtgtgtgtatatatgtgtgtctgtgtgtgtgtgtctgtgtgtgtctctgtgtgtgtgtgtctgtgtgtgtgtgtgtgtggagaaagTCCAGGGCTGCTCTCCGTTACAAATGGAAGGAGAAATGCCGTTGCTTTATTCACTTGGTGCCGTTGGCATGTGTTTACCTGCTGGATGtgcagagagaaaataaaacgcagatttctccagctggCACAGACCCTGACCctgtcaccccccccaccccccactttcCCAGCGGCCTGGGATCCCGGCTCTTACAGTTGCGGTAGAGTCTCCTTGTTGGCTTGTTCGGTTCCCTTTTTGGATTACGGTCCATCAGCTGTTCAACTAACTGCGCAGAGTATAGGCAACATGTTAGCAACACCTCCACACACcatcataaacacacacagacacacatacacacacaccatcataaacacacacagacacacgcaccatcataaacacacacaaacacacactcacacacacatacacacacaccttcctaaacacacacacacatacacacacaccatcataaacacacacatacactcacacacacaccatcataaacacacacacacatacacacacaccatcataaacacactcacacacaccatcataaacacacacagacagacatacacacacacatatacacacacacaccatcataaacacagacatacacacacaccatcataaacacacacacacatacacacacacaccatcataaacacacacacaaacacactcccacacacaccatcatagacacacacagacacacacacaccatcataaacacacacacaaacacactcccacacacacaccatcatagacacacacacaccatcataaacacacatacacaaacacactcccacacacaccatcataaacacacacagacacactcccacacacaccatcataaacacacacaccatcataaacacacacagacacactcccacacacacacaccttcataaacacacacagacacgcacactcccacacacaccatcataaacacacacacgcatacacacacacacaccatcataaacacacacacactcccacacacaccatcataaacatacacacacatacactcacacacaccatcataaacacacatagacacactcccaaacccaccatcataaacacacacattcactcccacacacacaccttcataaacacacacagacacgcacactcccacacacatcgACATACACACTGGACACAGGTGGAcagacatacccacacacaccatcataaacacacacacactgtcacacattgaCACTATGACAAACATACACATTGTCACATTACTCTAACACatataaacatacacacaccccacataaAAACTAGCATAAACACACGCATCCTCACATTTAAACACACCATCACAAATACTCCCACATACAAAAAATAGTCATACACCCGCGCGTACACACATAACTCTCTCAGACTCTGACACACCCTCACACCACACACGTGTGCAGAGACAGTGTGGTACCTTGAGGAGACAGAGATGGATGAGTATTGGGgccaagattagtgtggtgctggaaaagcccagcatccgaggagcaggagagtcgatgtttccggCAAAACACCAGGAATGAGCGTTGTCCCGAGGGATTGTGAGGTTGGGTTTGAAGAGCTGAACGACATGGTGTGTTGTTGGGAGGAGGACCCGGCATGGCTGAGGGATTGATGTGCGATGTTATTGTTGCCCTTTTCAGACGGACTGATGGACGTGGCGATGGACAAAGGGAGCCAGGAACTTTCCTACCCCCACACCTTCCAGCACCCGAGCCGGGGCCAGGCGCTCACCTACTTGGGCAAGTTCGCTTTCGACTCTCCGACCGGGGGCCCGCTGGGCGGCTCCAACTGGTGCCCGGAGAACATCATTAACCTGGCGGGCATTTTCGGGGTGTCGCACTCGCCGGTGAGCAGCagtggcggcggcggcggcggcagtAACACACAGGGGCCGGGGACTTGCCCGTTGCTGCCGCCGGCTCAGGGAGAGCTGGAGCCGCTGTATGAgggtcagcagcagcagcaggcggGCAGCTCGTTCCCACAGTGCGGGGAGATGTACCCAGAGGCGGTGTACCACCCCCAGGGTAACCCGGTGAGCAGCGGCAGCAACAGCAGTAGCAGCAGTACGAGCTCGGTGAATCTGTACTCCGCCCAGGACTGCCACAACAAGGAGGCTGGTGGCTGCAGTAACCTGTTCTCTGTAATCCCGGATTATAACCTGTTCCagcagcaccaccaccaccaccagcagcaccagcagcaccaccaccaccaccaccctcaccaccaccaccaccaccaggagCTGCACAACCTCCCAGCGGCTGTGGAACCCATCCGGATCCCTCCACCTCTCACCCCGCTCACCACCATCAAGGCGTACACTGACTCCAAGCAGCTGCCCAGCAGCTACAGCCCCCACCCAGGACCGCCGCCCCCGCTCAGCCTGAAGCCCATCCGGCCCAGGAAGTACCCAAACCGGCCGAGTAAGACCCCGGTCCACGAGAGACCCCACGCGTGCCCGGCAGAGGGCTGCGACCGCCGCTTCTCCCGCTCGGACGAGCTGACCCGGCACTTGCGCATCCACACCGGCCACAAGCCCTTCCAGTGCCGGATCTGCATGAGGAGCTTCAGCCGCAGTGACCACTTGACCACCCACATCCGCACCCACACCGGCGAGAAGCCTTTCTCCTGCGACTTCTGCGGCCGCAAGTTCGCGCGGAGCGACGAGCGCAAGAGACACGCCAAGATCCACCTGAAACAAAAGGAGAAGAGGCTGGAGaaggcagcaacagcagcagcagcagcagcaccggGGGTGGGGGTCGGGGGCTCTGTAACCACtacccctcctgtccctccccaCACTCCAGTCTCCAGCTGTGCCTAAGGACAGACCCGTCATAGCACTGCTTCGAGGCACTGCgctgggtttgggggcgggggagATCTCTGTGCATCCCCATCCAACccatcccttccctctctctccccttcctcctctcttcctcccacctctccccttccccaccccttccccctctccccac contains:
- the egr3 gene encoding early growth response protein 3 codes for the protein MTGKLVEKSMSSLLNTLQDTIYPEDEIVSAAPTSMNIFNSDAGGAYGQMSADGLMDVAMDKGSQELSYPHTFQHPSRGQALTYLGKFAFDSPTGGPLGGSNWCPENIINLAGIFGVSHSPVSSSGGGGGGSNTQGPGTCPLLPPAQGELEPLYEGQQQQQAGSSFPQCGEMYPEAVYHPQGNPVSSGSNSSSSSTSSVNLYSAQDCHNKEAGGCSNLFSVIPDYNLFQQHHHHHQQHQQHHHHHHPHHHHHHQELHNLPAAVEPIRIPPPLTPLTTIKAYTDSKQLPSSYSPHPGPPPPLSLKPIRPRKYPNRPSKTPVHERPHACPAEGCDRRFSRSDELTRHLRIHTGHKPFQCRICMRSFSRSDHLTTHIRTHTGEKPFSCDFCGRKFARSDERKRHAKIHLKQKEKRLEKAATAAAAAAPGVGVGGSVTTTPPVPPHTPVSSCA